The sequence TCTCTCCTGGGACCTGAACGTGCTCATGGAGGCTCCGGGCGCGGGGGCGCGCCGAGCATAGCCCGGGTCCGCGCGGCCGGGCGTATGCCGCGTGCGGTCGCGCTCGCCGTATTGACCAGACCCCATGGCTCATGGTTCTGTCGGCCCGATGAAGCGCGCGTTCGATTTGTGCGTGGTTGGGCTCTCGCTCGGAGCGATGGCCTGTGGACCGGGCCTGGAACCCGAGGTGGTCGTGCATCCTCCCCGGCCCACTGTCTCGCCGGAGAGCACCGCCAGCACGACCAGCGGCGGGTGTCCAGCCATCGGCCACGCCGAGCCGCTCATCGTCGACTGGCTCACGACACGCCGCTCCGATCTCGGGCTCGCGATGAAAGACGGCATCGCCGTCGTCTCCTACGACTGCACGACGCTGAAGCTGCTCGCGCAGTGCAAGCTCCCAGGGAGCTACTCCTTCGCTGGCGTGACCCGGGCAGAAAAAGTAATACAATTAACAAACCCTGCGGAGATGCAGGCGAACGTGCCCTTCGGGGCCCCGGCGCTGAGCACCGCGATCGAGGGCGGCGGCTCGGCCGCGATCGACGTGGCGCTCGTGCCGACGGGGAAGATGGCGACCACGGTGGCCTCCTCCTCTGCGCAGGATCTCTCGGGCAGCTGCGAGGGCGCCACGCACTTCGTGCGCGCCGCGCTCCTCGGGGCCTTCGCGATGGCGCAAGGCAGCCGGGGCGCGGCGCGGACGGTGGATCAGGTCTTCACGGCGGTCGGGGCGGCCGCGGCGGCGAGCCAGGGCGGCACCACGAGCAAGGAAGGGGAGCTCGACGCCTGCCGGGCCGCGAGGCCCGACGCGCAGGCGCCGACGGAGCGCTGCCATGCGCCGCTGCGCCTGGAGCTCGTCCCGCTGCTCACGAAGAAGGCGGCGGCGGCCGAGGCTCCAGTGAAGCAGGCAGAAGACGAGTTCCCGAAGCTGCCGAGCCCGTGCCCGCTCGGGACGGTGCTGAGCGGGGCGAAGTGCTCCCCGCCTGCGCTCACGCCCGCGCACCTGTGCGAGCCCACCGACGCGAGAGCCTGCGCGGCGGAGTGCGGGAAGGGCGATGTCGGCAGCTGCTATCACCTCGGGATTCAGCACCTGGGCGGCAAGGATTTTCCGCGCGATGACGCGAGGGCGGCGGAGCTGTTCGAGAAGGCGTGCGGCGCCGGCGTCACGCAGGCCTGCTACGCGAGGGCGAAGCAGCTCCTGCGGGACATGAAGAGCGCCAAGGTCCCCCCGGACGCCGCGGGGCGGGCCAAGGTGCGAGAGTTCGCCGACAAGGCGTGCGAGATGGGCGACGGCTGGGCGTGCTTCAGCGTGGCCGAGTGGTACCTCAGCGAAGGCCCGCAGGCGGTCCTCCCGAAGGACCCGACGCGCGCCGTCGCGTTCCTCCGGCGCGGCTGCGATCTCGGGCACGGGCCGAGCTGCAGCGCGCTGGGCAAGATGCTGGTCGAGGGGAAGCTCGCGGCGAAGGACGTCGGGGTCGCCGTGGGCGTGCTCCAGCGCGCGTGCGAGGGCGGCCAGTCCGAGGACTGCGTCGATCTCGGGGACATCCTGCGCAAGGGGCAAGGCGCGCCGAAGGACGGGGTGAAGGCGATCGCGGCATACAGCAGAGGTTGCAGCCTGGGGGACATGCGCTCTTGCAACGCCGCCGGCGCGGTCTACGCGCAGGGCGACGGCGTTCCGAAGGACGTCGCGAAGGCGTATGCGTTCTTCGAGAAGGGCTGTCCGGAGAAGGGGTTCGGGGCCGAGGCGTGCTTGAGCCTCGCCGGGATGTACGAGAAGGGGAACGGCATTCCGAAGGACATGGCGCGCGCGGCGGCGCTCTACGAGAAGGTGTGTGGCACGGGCGGCTGCCTGCGGGCCGCGGAGATCTGGCAGCGCGGCGACGGCGTGACCGCCGATCCGGAGCGGGCCTACGCGCTCTACGAGAAGGCCTGTACGCAGTGGGGCGAGAAGAGGGCGTGTGAAGCGTTCGGCCCGCTCCTGGAGCTCAAGGACAAGGCGCGGGCTCGGACCTTCTATGCAGACCAGTGCGCGCGGACGCAGGACAAGGCGGCATGCGCGGCCCAGAAGCGGCTCGGCGGCACATCACGTTAAAAGAGCTTCATCTGACGATCGGCCCCGGCGCGTGAGCCCCTCTGCGCCTCGGGCGACGGGCCGGCCCGCTGGAGCAGGCGCTCCTCCACCTCGCGCACGAACGGCGATACCTCGGTCTCAACCACCTTGCCGTGCCGCGCGCGTTGCATGGCGCGGGTGAGGAACAACCGCTCTCGCGCCCGCGTCATGCCCACATAAAAGAGCCGGCGCTCCTCGGCGACGTCCGTCTCGTCCCTGCCGGGGAAGCGGAGCGGGAGCAGGCCGTCCTCGCACCCCACGAGGAAGACCACCCGGAACTCGAGCCCCTTGGCCGCGTGGAGCGTCAGCAGCGAGATGCGGTCGGCCCGCGGATCCCACGCGTCGATCTCGGCGCACACCGCGAGCTCGATCAAGAAGCGATCGAGGTCGCCGCCGCAGCGCTCCGCGAGCGCGAGGTGCAGCTCCAGCGCCGCGTCCACGTCGGCCTCGCCGAGGAACGCCGCGCCCTCCTCGGCCGCGACCGCGGCGGGCGGAGCGCCCGCGAGCCCGGGCTGCGCGACCTCCTCGCGGAGGCGCGCCGCGGCCGCCTTGAGGCGCGCCGCGAGCGGCCCCGGCGGGGTGCCGGCGACTGCCCGCGCGAGCGCCTCCGAGCCCGCGCGCTCGGCGAGGCGGCGATCCGACCGCCGCTGGAACGGCATCCCCGAGCGGGCGAGCGCCTCCCGGAGCCGCTCGGACTGCACCTCGGTCCGGTAGAGGACCGCGAAATCCGAGAAGGAATACTCGCCGCTCCCGGCAGGATCACCCACCCGCCCGCTATCCATCGAGAAAAACGTGGACCCGCCGAGCATCCGCTCGATCGTGTGGACCACGCGCTCGGCTTCGGCGGCTTCCGTCGGCGACTCGTGGACCGCCACGAGCTCCACACCGCCCGCGCTCGGCAGGAGCTCCCGCGCGCCGAGCGTCGGTGAGGGCGCGATCACCTGGAGCGCCGCCTCAACGATGGGGCGCGACGAGCGGTAGTTCCGCTTCAAGCGCACCACGCGCGCCGCCGGGAAATCTTGCTGGAAACGGAAGAAGAAGCCCACGTCCGCGCCGCGGAATCCGTAGATCGCCTGATCGGGATCGCCGATGGCGCAGACGTTCCCGCCGGGAGCGACGAGCGCCCGTACCAGCCGGTACTGGCGCTCGTCGATGTCCTGGTACTCGTCGATGGAGAGATACCGGGCGCGCTCGCGCGCCGCGGCGAGCGCTCCGCTCTGCTCCTCCAGGAGCAGGACGGCGTGCCCGATCAGGTCGTCGAGGTCGAGGAGCCCGCGCGCGGCGAGCTCGTCCTCGTACACCTTCCACGCGCGATCGACGTGGCGGTCGATCTCGCCGGAGGCCAGCGCCCCGCGCGCGTCGGCGTGACGCGGGTAACGCCGTTTCAGCGCGGCGATGTCGGCGAGCAACCTGGCCGCCCGCCGGTCCGAGACGCCGAGCGCCGCGGCGAGCAGCGCCGTCCGCTCGCGCTCGCCGGCGATCGCGGGCGGCGCGACCCCCGCGCCCTGCGCGTGCTCGCGGAGCAGGGAGAGGCCGAGAGCGTGGAAGGTCATGGCGGGCACGCGGCCGCCGGCCTCGCCGAGCAGCGCGCCGAGCCGCTCCCGCAGCTCGTCGGCGGCGCGGCGGGTGAAGGTGATCGCGAGGCACTGCTCCGGCGGGACCCCGAGATCGAGGACGAGGTGCGCGATCCGGTGCGTGAGCGTGCGGGTCTTGCCCGTGCCTGGCCCTGCGAGGAGGAGCAGCGCGCCGTCCGTGATCTCCGCCGCGGCCCGCTGCTCCGGGTCGAGCGCTTCGAGCGGCGCTGCGCCGCCCGGCGCAGGCGGCGCGCCGCGGGACACCTCGCCGGCCGGCGACACCTCGCCGGCCGGCGCCGGGCGAGGCTCCGCGTCGGCGCGGCCGCGGCGCGGAGGGGGGCGTGACGCCGCAGGAGCGCGCGCCCCCGAGGGAGGCGGCTTCGGCGCCGCGGCCTCCGGCTGGAAGAGGAGCCCGCCCCCGCGGCGCTGCGCGAGCTCCTCCTGCTGGAAGACCCGGATCGCGCCGTACTCGCCGTCGTAGCCCGCGTCGCGGATCACGCGCCCTTCGCGCATGCGCGCGATCGCCTCGGCGAGCAGGGGCGTGCCGGCGCGCTCGATCTCGTCGAGCGGGGCGTCGCCGAGGAGGAACAGCTCGGGGCCGACGCGCGACAGCACCCCGTCGTAGCTCCGCTGCACCACCTTGCTGGAGGCGCCCACGCCGTGGAGCTCGGCCAGCACCTCGGGCAGCGGCACCAGGTTGCGAAACTCGCTCGCGCCCTCGGGGCGCACGCCCTCGTCGCGATCGGCGAGCTCCTCGACCCGGTGCAGCACGCCCACCGTGACGGGGTGCCCGCACACGGGGCAGGCGAGGGAGAGCGCCCGCGTCTCCGCCGGCGAGAGCACGACATTGCATTTGCGGTGGCCGTCGAGGTGGTATTTGCCCTCTTCCGGGAAGAACTCCACCGTGCCCCCGAAGCCCTGACCGGTCTCCAGGGCGCGCCGGATCGCGAAGTAGTCGAGCGGGGCGTCGAAGGCCGTGGCCTCGCGCCCGAGCTTCGCGGGCGAGTGCGCGTCCGAGCTCGAGACGAGCCGGTACCGATCGAGCCCGGAGATCCGCCAGTTCATCGCAGGATCGGACGAGAGCCCGGTCTCGAGCGCGAAGATGTGCGGCGCGAGATCGCCATAACACTCCTCGACCGCGTCGAAGCCCGCCTTGGAGCCCAGCACCGAGAACCAGGGAGTCCAGATGTGCGCCGGTACGAGGTAGGAGCTCTCGCCGGCCTCCAGCACGATCTCGAGCAGGTGGCGCGAATCGAGCCCCAGGATGGGCCGCCCGTCGGCGGTCAGGTTGCCGATCTTGGCGAGCGCGCGGGCGATGCGCTCCGCCGCGTCGAAGCTTGGCGCGTAGAGGAGGTGATGGATCTTCCGCGTCCGATCTCCCTTCTTGTAGATCGTCGAGATCTCCACCGAGAGGACGAAGCGCGTCGCTCCGCGGCAGGCCCCGGGGAGCCGCTCGGAGACCGCGCGGCCGAGATCGTCCCGCAGGCGGAAGAGCCCGGGCTCGGCGGGCACGAGGTGCTCGCGGAGCTCGGCCATCCACGCTGGATGGGTGAAGTCCCCCGTGCCCAGCACCGTGATGCCCTTGCGCTGAGCCCAGTAGCTCAGATGCGCGAGGTCGCAATCGCTGCTCGTCGCGCGGGAGTACTTCGAGTGCACATGGAGGTCTGCATAAAAACGCATGGTGTTCCGCCGTGAGGTGTCGTTTACCTATCGAGCTCCCTCGCGCTGTCAATCGCGGATAACGGCAGACTCGATGAAATCGGGTTGGAAATTGAGGTGAGCTGACTGCAATGCGCTGCGATGCGTGAGAGTCGCAGTCCTGTGACAAAATGTGCTCGTTCGATGCAATGCGGTTCAACGGGCGCGCTCGTGTGGCAAAACGCGTCCGCTCGATGCAATGCGGCTCAACGGGCGCGCTCGTGTGGCAAAACGCGTCCGCTCGGTGCAATGCGATTCAACGGGCTCGCCTGGACGACACGTTCACGCCGTGAGGGCCGACCGCGCCGCAGGCGCCGCACGAGGCCGCACGGCGAGGACCGACCGGCGCCGGCAGCCGCCGCGCCGCTCGCAGCGGTCGGGCTGGCAGGCGTC is a genomic window of Sorangium aterium containing:
- a CDS encoding UvrD-helicase domain-containing protein; this translates as MRFYADLHVHSKYSRATSSDCDLAHLSYWAQRKGITVLGTGDFTHPAWMAELREHLVPAEPGLFRLRDDLGRAVSERLPGACRGATRFVLSVEISTIYKKGDRTRKIHHLLYAPSFDAAERIARALAKIGNLTADGRPILGLDSRHLLEIVLEAGESSYLVPAHIWTPWFSVLGSKAGFDAVEECYGDLAPHIFALETGLSSDPAMNWRISGLDRYRLVSSSDAHSPAKLGREATAFDAPLDYFAIRRALETGQGFGGTVEFFPEEGKYHLDGHRKCNVVLSPAETRALSLACPVCGHPVTVGVLHRVEELADRDEGVRPEGASEFRNLVPLPEVLAELHGVGASSKVVQRSYDGVLSRVGPELFLLGDAPLDEIERAGTPLLAEAIARMREGRVIRDAGYDGEYGAIRVFQQEELAQRRGGGLLFQPEAAAPKPPPSGARAPAASRPPPRRGRADAEPRPAPAGEVSPAGEVSRGAPPAPGGAAPLEALDPEQRAAAEITDGALLLLAGPGTGKTRTLTHRIAHLVLDLGVPPEQCLAITFTRRAADELRERLGALLGEAGGRVPAMTFHALGLSLLREHAQGAGVAPPAIAGERERTALLAAALGVSDRRAARLLADIAALKRRYPRHADARGALASGEIDRHVDRAWKVYEDELAARGLLDLDDLIGHAVLLLEEQSGALAAARERARYLSIDEYQDIDERQYRLVRALVAPGGNVCAIGDPDQAIYGFRGADVGFFFRFQQDFPAARVVRLKRNYRSSRPIVEAALQVIAPSPTLGARELLPSAGGVELVAVHESPTEAAEAERVVHTIERMLGGSTFFSMDSGRVGDPAGSGEYSFSDFAVLYRTEVQSERLREALARSGMPFQRRSDRRLAERAGSEALARAVAGTPPGPLAARLKAAAARLREEVAQPGLAGAPPAAVAAEEGAAFLGEADVDAALELHLALAERCGGDLDRFLIELAVCAEIDAWDPRADRISLLTLHAAKGLEFRVVFLVGCEDGLLPLRFPGRDETDVAEERRLFYVGMTRARERLFLTRAMQRARHGKVVETEVSPFVREVEERLLQRAGPSPEAQRGSRAGADRQMKLF
- a CDS encoding sel1 repeat family protein, giving the protein MVVHPPRPTVSPESTASTTSGGCPAIGHAEPLIVDWLTTRRSDLGLAMKDGIAVVSYDCTTLKLLAQCKLPGSYSFAGVTRAEKVIQLTNPAEMQANVPFGAPALSTAIEGGGSAAIDVALVPTGKMATTVASSSAQDLSGSCEGATHFVRAALLGAFAMAQGSRGAARTVDQVFTAVGAAAAASQGGTTSKEGELDACRAARPDAQAPTERCHAPLRLELVPLLTKKAAAAEAPVKQAEDEFPKLPSPCPLGTVLSGAKCSPPALTPAHLCEPTDARACAAECGKGDVGSCYHLGIQHLGGKDFPRDDARAAELFEKACGAGVTQACYARAKQLLRDMKSAKVPPDAAGRAKVREFADKACEMGDGWACFSVAEWYLSEGPQAVLPKDPTRAVAFLRRGCDLGHGPSCSALGKMLVEGKLAAKDVGVAVGVLQRACEGGQSEDCVDLGDILRKGQGAPKDGVKAIAAYSRGCSLGDMRSCNAAGAVYAQGDGVPKDVAKAYAFFEKGCPEKGFGAEACLSLAGMYEKGNGIPKDMARAAALYEKVCGTGGCLRAAEIWQRGDGVTADPERAYALYEKACTQWGEKRACEAFGPLLELKDKARARTFYADQCARTQDKAACAAQKRLGGTSR